In Plasmodium falciparum 3D7 genome assembly, chromosome: 13, the following are encoded in one genomic region:
- a CDS encoding zinc finger protein, putative, whose product MLRVETKTWTRDSHDLFDYEAQQVNKKSFLISTAIKLFRSKAQVSCVADSPECLPNTTQDYLLSVRPQEDKYVITPAEHSLSNQYNIKKLWIIVKDLPEKYYALHENDIIKLGRFRLKVRQFIESVDTLNTLKLDDCPSKKCETILDSSNIQCRICLIEGNQENDPLICPCDCKGSIKYAHLMCLRKWINGRLNLNDQLFSGSVFIKDICCELCKSKYPKSIKQNEELVQLVKIPNLKTPLIVLDNIIGQTSKGVHLISFADKKYLKLGRGHESDVRIPDVSISRYHATIKYEKGLFKLEDHNSKFGTLVALRKAREIFPKDTMSLQVGRSVVHFKMDEEIPFKSGIIDIIENKEVLDSSEAPTNDKSTVNSAPPVNTTNNTDETNNRNNFERNQFLDITNASNSLQNSYSPYRVDNLMSLLNYQNEYRIFGIRNCYNLMENRNNQQLIPQMNFVSGANIDMNNDEINNDQNLLHHRDAHIHANVDEVAHNDCEETEQPRDISNQSNDDNNDDEEENHVNDQNDDDEDNHDNDHNNNNNNGGGSSSGSSDNNNNNNNNRGGNNNNQYYGNNNNNNNNNNSNNNNNNNNNNNNSNNSNNSNNNNYNCNDRTYYSALSNKSKNNTIKNYNKFNNIHIGNLPLDLSNIYESNNNQKDFVPNSDFIKNNSMPYSIRKNKLSYNKDLLKETKKYKDVDETNEKNLSNNENKYEKEARSNHNKNEIYTNYNMDENNSSFFFSNMKTPSLVDFCKYDNSSPLSYNNNKTKIDESDKNGSLIKEYKNDNKFNKNSSSSNIYHKNNYLTINSNNHVDDIVKKDQHFINSKTLEDNDEYNTNDQRTTRSSLNCNKMNISNDRKDIAPLNNFSSCISNESNINAHNTYELYNSEIIHYVYPNQNVQGDNNCTTPRKYMKYENNRTDDKNTKFNEINTHNVDKKLFKDTPTRKYSCTNMNNMNEDNYLNNEYNNNNNKNNNLSGPVNCRERNTTYNNTIENCSCDNKMVKGNKLKKNYKSNSCDEMNTCNKKMKKNMTKEIIQNKDNILNVEERLERSIYNNNNNEIDLNEKSSNNLYQNFKSAVFKKRMIGSPYTNINTYKNDIPNESFNFNLKEKSYNELETYHSLPNVNMNSNNILNKFNDHKKYSNNNINNNNRTYQFNNEHPTRISTSKFNIVHQLNGKEDYICTSNYALHEPGDVHNKNEDSNHDVEHITSSDCRGTSIGQHVVLLNEGIKNNDKIFSDDNMENDMNEKYKNVKNNKHRLYSYDTLSFKRHMNNIKIDNNDDYSKNKCNKGSLKNKNIGKHFNFNFEKDSRDLTLNHVDTSSSHLDHFVSESKKEMKFIHRSISMVTIQDEDNEIVNNFREENNKNLNIYNGSKLKNKFSCEDDKGTLLKYKNITSTNYDYKYNNLFCTKSNNTSNHNIYINQKKKRCTAKY is encoded by the exons at gTTAAGAGTAGAAACAAAAACATGGACTCGTGATAGTCATGATCTATTTGATTATGAAGCACAAcaagtaaataaaaaaagttttTTAATATCTACAGCAATAAAACTTTTTCGTTCAAAAGCTCAAGTATCTTGTGTAGCTGACTCTCCAGAATGTTTGCCTAATACAACTCAGGATTATCTTTTATCTGTTAGACCTCAAGAAG ataaatatgttataacGCCAGCTGAACATTCATTAAGCAACcaatacaatataaaaaaattgtggATAATTGTGAAAGATCTTCCTGAAAAATATTACGCTTTACatgaaaatgatattataaaattaggACGTTTTCGATTAAAGGTAAGACAATTTATTGAATCAGTAGACACATTAAATACGTTGAAATTAGATGACTGCCCTTCAAAAAAATGTGAAACTATTTTAGATTCTTCTAATATTCAATGTCGAATTTGTTTAATTGAAGGGAATCAAGAAAATGATCCCTTAATTTGTCCATGTGATTGTAAAGGTTCCATTAAGTATGCACATTTAATGTGTTTAAGAAAATGGATTAATGGTAgattaaatttaaatgatcAATTATTTTCTGGTTCAGTTTTTATTAAGGATATTTGTTGTGAGTTATGTAAATCTAAATATCCAAAAAGTATTAAACAAAATGAGGAACTAGTACAATTAGTAAAGATACCTAATTTGAAAACACCATTAATTGTCTTAGATAATATTATTGGGCAAACTAGTAAAGGAGTACATTTAATAAGTTTTGccgataaaaaatatttaaaattaggAAGAGGACACGAATCAGATGTTCGTATCCCGGATGTTTCTATTTCCAGATACCATGcaacaataaaatatgaaaaaggtttatttaaattagaAGATCATAATTCCAAATTTGGTACCTTAGTAGCCCTAAGAAAAGCAAGAGAAATATTTCCTAAAGATACTATGTCTTTACAGGTAGGTAGAAGTGTAGTTCATTTTAAAATGGATGAAGAAATTCCATTTAAAAGTGGAATTATTGATATTattgaaaataaagaagTTCTTGATTCTTCTGAAGCACCTACAAATGATAAAAGTACCGTAAATTCTGCACCACCAGTAAATACAACAAATAACACGGATGAAACtaataatagaaataattTTGAAAGAAATCAATTTCTAGATATTACAAACGCATCCAATTCATTGCAAAACTCGTATTCTCCATATAGAGTTGACAATCTAATGTCTTTATTAAATTACCAAAATGAGTATCGAATTTTTGGTATTAGAAATTGTTATAATTTGATGGAAAATCGAAATAATCAGCAACTCATCCCACAAATGAATTTCGTATCAGGTGCTAATATAGACATGAACAATGAtgaaattaataatgatCAAAATTTATTACATCATCGTGATGCTCATATACATGCAAATGTCGATGAAGTTGCTCATAATGATTGTGAAGAAACTGAACAACCTCGTGATATATCTAATCAAAGTAATGacgataataatgatgatgaagaagaaaatcaTGTGAATGATCAAAACGATGATGACGAGGATAACCATGATAATGAccacaacaataataacaataatggtGGTGGTAGTAGTAGTGGTTCCtcggataataataataataataataataatagaggaggtaataataataaccagtattatggtaataataataataataataacaataataatagtaataataataataataataataataataataataatagtaataatagtaataatagtaataataataattataactgTAATGATCGTACATATTATTCTGCTTTATCTAACAAATCTAAGAATAATACTATtaagaattataataaatttaataatatacatattggAAATTTACCATTGGATCTTTCTAATATATACgaatcaaataataatcaaaaagATTTTGTCCCCAATAgtgattttattaaaaataattctatGCCATATTctattagaaaaaataaactatcatataataaagatttattaaaagaaacaaaaaagtACAAAGATGTGGATGAAactaatgaaaaaaatttatcaaacaacgaaaataaatatgagaAAGAAGCACGTTCAAaccataataaaaatgaaatatacacaaattataatatggatgaaaataattcttcttttttcttttcgaATATGAAAACTCCATCTTTAGTTGATTTTTGTAAATACGATAATTCTTCCCCACTTTCttataacaacaataaaaCTAAAATTGATGAGAGTGACAAGAATGGTAGTCTTATTAAAGAATATAAGAATGATaacaaatttaataaaaattcttCTTCTTCGAATATATATCACAAGAATAATTATCTTActattaatagtaataacCATGTGGACGATATTGTAAAAAAAGATcaacattttattaatagCAAAACTTTAGAGGataatgatgaatataatacaaatgatcAAAGAACAACAAGATCATCATTAAAttgtaataaaatgaatatatcaAATGATAGAAAAGATATAGCtcctttaaataatttttcatcgTGCATCTCAAACGAGAGTAATATAAATGCGCATAATAcctatgaattatataatagtgAAATAATACATTATGTGTACCCTAATCAAAATGTACAAGGTGATAATAATTGTACTACACcaagaaaatatatgaagTATGAAAATAATCGCACAGATGATAAGAATACTAAATTTAATGAAATTAATACACACAATGTTGATAAAAAGTTATTTAAGGATACGCCAACTAGGAAATATTCTTGTACTAATATGAATAACATGAATGAAGATAATTATTTGAacaatgaatataataataataataataaaaataataatttgtctGGACCCGTGAATTGTAGAGAGAGAAATAccacatataataatacaattgAAAATTGTTCATGTGATAACAAAATGGTTAAGggaaataaattaaaaaaaaattataaatccAATTCATGTGATGAAATGAATACATGCAataaaaagatgaaaaaaaacatgACAAAAGAAATTATTCAAAACAaggataatattttaaatgtagAAGAACGTTTAGAGAGaagcatatataataataataataatgaaattgatttaaatgaaaagtcatcaaataatttatatcaaaattttaaaagtgctgtttttaaaaaaagaatgattGGAAGTCCCTACacaaatattaatacatataaaaatgatatacctAATgaatcatttaattttaatttaaaagaaaagtcATATAATGAATTGGAAACTTACCATAGTTTGCCTAATGTAAACatgaatagtaataatatattaaataagtttaatgatcataaaaaatattccaataataatattaataataataatagaacaTACCAATTTAATAATGAACATCCGACACGTATAAGTACATCCAAATTTAATATAGTGCATCAGTTGAATGGAAAGGAGgattatatatgtacctcAAATTATGCCTTGCATGAACCGGGTGATGTTCATAATAAGAATGAAGATAGTAACCACGATGTTGAACATATAACTTCATCTGATTGTAGAGGGACATCTATTGGGCAACATGTTGTTCTACTAAATGaaggaataaaaaataatgataaaatatttagtgatgataatatggaAAATGATATGAacgaaaaatataaaaatgttaaaaataacaaacaTCGCTTATATAGTTATGATACCTTATCATTTAAAAGACATATGAATAACATTAAaatagataataatgatgattattCCAAGAATAAATGTAATAAGGgatctttaaaaaataaaaatataggtaaacattttaattttaattttgaaAAAGATTCAAGAGATCTCACCCTTAACCATGTTGATACTAGTAGTTCCCATTTAGATCATTTTGTAAGTGAaagtaaaaaagaaatgaagtTTATTCATAGAAGTATATCAATGGTAACTATACAAGATGAAGATAATGAAATCGTAAATAATTTCCGagaggaaaataataaaaatttaaacatatataatggCTCCAAATTAAAGAACAAATTTTCTTGTGAAGATGATAAAGGTACtctattaaaatataaaaacataacaTCTACaaattatgattataaatataacaatttatTTTGCACGaaaagtaataatacaagtaatcataatatttatataaaccaaaaaaaaaaaagatgtacagcaaaatattaa
- a CDS encoding U6 snRNA phosphodiesterase, putative, with protein MSNQGDFNTYIYIPVKCNESIKKRCELCFDVLFKLIEMKHKECYNKSKEKNLLCHNDINKGEIHKHIYYQLYKLNEHIKENNIEKDFKEPLHITISGSLNLKRYMINSFINKIKEELKNQNSFYLFFRNEVDLYKSQKNTKYFCSYTVKEDQQELYLNTLKEKINKILNEFDLKDTHLNRIYHLSLAYTNINLDVLLEKENKKCVEEETFFWPNINELILNKDIKENRLDDLYIYVNCIHIRIGYKLYKIPFKSFDDNLNVSDSYDSYMSSTDE; from the exons ATGTCTAATCAAGGAGATTttaatacttatatatatattccag TAAAATGTAATGAGAGTATCAAGAAAAGGTGCGAATTATGTTTTGACGTATTGTTCAAATTGATAGAAATGAAACACAAGGAATGCTATAACAagtcaaaagaaaaaaatttattatgtcataatgatataaataaagggGAAAtacacaaacatatatattatcaactatataaattaaatgaacatattaaagaaaataatattgaaaaagaTTTTAAAGAACCTTTGCATATTACTATATCAGGTTCGCTTAATTTGAAAAGATATATGATTAATtcctttattaataaaataaaagaggaATTGAAAAATCAAAacag cttttatttattttttcgaaATGAAGTAGACCTGTATAAAAGTCAAAAGAACACAAAATACTTTTGTTCTTATACCGTAAAAGAAGATCAACAAGAACTATATTTAAAtacattaaaagaaaaaataaataagatattaaatgaatttgATCTTAAAGATACACATTTAAATAGGATATATCATTTATCATTAGCTTACACTAATATAAATTTGGATGTACttttagaaaaagaaaacaaaaaatgtgTTGAAGAAGAAACCTTTTTCTGGCCGAACATAAatgaattaatattaaacaaGGATATTAAGGAAAATAGATTGGAtgacttatatatatatgttaattgtATTCACATACGTATTGgatacaaattatataaaattccGTTCAAATCTTTTGATGATAATTTGAATGTATCAGATTCGTATGATTCATATATGAGTAGCACagatgaataa
- a CDS encoding lipoyl synthase produces MHFGIPSLFYLYILFSIIMRIKCVITKNLKKTKKRTCSYIPHGNMEKGIILNYIEKPNPAYLKRGKNKNKNKNKKGDIYKLRNVEILLYANRYVHEGNENFSSTTKKLLLTPKVGNKMPEGKKPDWFHVAAPTVAKYNKLKDDIKKLNLHTVCEEAQCPNIGECWNIGTATIMLLGDTCTRGCKFCSIKTSSNPLPPDINEPFNTAKAICEWNIDYVVLTSVDRDDLPDGGASHFAKTVELVKFSRPDILIECLVSDFQGNIDSVRKLAFSGLDVYAHNIETVKRLQKYVRDKRANYDQSLFVLKTAKEINPQLYTKTSIMLGLGETKEEVIQTMYDARKNNIDVITFGQYLRPTKNHLSIVQYISPQMFEYYKEEGLKMGFKYIASGPLVRSSYKAGEYFIKNLVNQRNKDKKN; encoded by the coding sequence ATGCATTTTGGTATCCCATCCCTTTTTTACTTGTATATCCTTTTTTCCATTATTATGAGGATAAAATGTGTCATAACgaaaaatttgaaaaaaacaaagaaacGAACCTGTTCATACATACCTCATGGAAATATGGAAAAAGGTatcattttaaattatattgaaAAACCAAACCCTGCATATTTGAAAAGaggaaagaataaaaataaaaataaaaataaaaaaggagatatatataaattaagaaATGTAGAAATATTGTTATACGCAAACAGATATGTACATGAAggaaatgaaaatttttctAGCactacaaaaaaattattattaacaccAAAAGTTGGAAATAAAATGCCTGAAGGAAAGAAACCAGACTGGTTTCATGTAGCTGCTCCTACTGTtgcaaaatataataaattaaaagatgatataaaaaaattaaacttACATACCGTATGTGAAGAAGCACAATGTCCTAATATTGGAGAATGCTGGAATATAGGTACAGCAACTATTATGTTATTGGGTGATACATGTACAAGGGGTTGTAAATTTTGCTCAATTAAAACATCATCAAACCCATTACCTCCTGATATTAATGAACCTTTCAATACAGCTAAAGCTATATGTGAATGGAATATTGATTATGTTGTTTTAACTTCTGTTGATAGAGATGATTTACCAGATGGTGGAGCTAGTCATTTTGCTAAAACAGTAGAATTAGTAAAATTTTCAAGACCAGATATTTTAATTGAATGTTTAGTTTCTGATTTTCAAGGAAACATCGATTCTGTACGAAAATTAGCTTTTAGTGGATTGGATGTATATGCACATAATATAGAGACAGTTAAAAGATTACAGAAATATGTTAGAGATAAAAGAGCAAATTATGATCAATCACTATTTGTATTAAAAACAGCTAAAGAAATCAATCCTCAGTTATACACAAAAACAAGTATTATGTTAGGATTGGGAGAGACAAAAGAAGAAGTTATACAAACTATGTATGATgcaagaaaaaataatatagatgtTATAACATTTGGTCAATACTTAAGACCTACAAAAAATCATTTAAGTATTGTTCAATATATATCACCACAAATGTTcgaatattataaagaagAAGGATTAAAAATGggatttaaatatatagcCAGCGGCCCTTTAGTTCGTTCTTCTTATAAAGCAGgtgaatattttataaaaaatttagttAACCAACGAAacaaagataaaaaaaattaa
- a CDS encoding aspartate carbamoyltransferase: MIEIFCTAIVVITILIVGVFVYMIIRTKKKKLKLDNMFYINSKYKIDLDKIMTKMKNKSVINIDDVDDEELLAILYTSKQFEKILKNNEDSKYLENKVFCSVFLEPSTRTRCSFDAAILKLGSKVLNITDMNSTSFYKGETVEDAFKILSTYVDGIIYRDPSKKNVDIAVSSSSKPIINAGNGTGEHPTQSLLDFYTIHNYFPFILDRNINKKLNIAFVGDLKNGRTVHSLSKLLSRYNVSFNFVSCKSLNIPKDIVNTITYNLKKNNFYSDDSIKYFDNLEEGLEDVHIIYMTRIQKERFTDVDEYNQYKNAFILSNKTLENTRDDTKILHPLPRVNEIKVEVDSNPKSVYFTQAENGLYVRMALLYLIFSSTS; encoded by the exons atgattgaAATATTTTGCACTGCAATTGTTGTGATCACCATATTGATTGTGGGGgtttttgtttatatgattataagaacaaaaaaaaaaaaattaaaattagataatatgttttatatcaATAGCAAGTATAAAATTGATTTGGATAAAATCATGAcgaaaatgaaaaacaaaagTGTAATTAATATTGATGATGTAGATGATGAGGAATTATTGGCTATCTTATATACATCCAAacaatttgaaaaaatattaaaaaataatgaagatagcaaatatttagaaaataaagTTTTCTGTAGTGTGTTCCTTGAACCAAGTACAAGAACAAGATGTTCTTTTGATGCTGCAATTTTAAAATTAGGTTCCAAGGTTTTAAATATCACTGATATGAATTCAACTTCTTTTTATAAGGGAGAAACTGTTGAAGATGCCTTTAAAATATTGTCAACATATGTGGATGGAATTATATACAGAGATCCATCAAAG aAAAATGTCGATATTGCTGTTTCTTCTTCAAGCAAGCCAATTATTAATGCCGGTAATGGAACAGGCGAACATCCAACTCAGTCCCTCTTAGATTTTTATACAATTCATAATTACTTTCCATTTATTCTAgatagaaatataaataaaaagctTAATATAGCTTTCGTTGGAGATTTGAAAAATGGAAGAACTGTACATTCACTTAGCAAACTACTTAGCAGATACAACGTCAGTTTTAATTTCGTTTCATGTAAATCGTTGAATATTCCTAAAGATATAGTAAATACAATTACGtataacttaaaaaaaaacaatttctATAGTGATGATTCTATcaaatattttgataatttaGAGGAAGGATTAGAAGAcgttcatataatttatatgaccAGAATACAAAAAGAAAGATTTACTGATGTGGATGAATATAATCAATATAAAAACGCATTCATTCTGAGTAATAAAACTTTAGAAAACACAAGAGACGACACAAAG atacTTCACCCTCTTCCAAGAGTTAACGAAATAAAAGTTGAAGTAGATAGTAATCCAAAAAGTGTTTATTTCACACAAGCAGAAAATGGATTATATGTAAGAATGGCTTTATTATATCTCATTTTTTCATCAACTAGCtag